A stretch of DNA from Synechococcus sp. PROS-9-1:
TTGCTTCACTCTTGGTCGCGGAGCGACGGAAGATCACTTGCGCTTTGATCCCGAGAATGCGCCAGCTCCCCTGCATCGCATCGACCGGGGCGGTGAGGTCACGCACCACGCCCCTGGGCAGTTGGTGGCCTATCCGGTGTTGGACCTTCGCCGGCGTGAACCAGACCTTCATTGGTACATGCGCCAGCTCGAACAGGTGGTGATCGATGTGTTGGCGGCATTGGACTTGACAGGGCAACGCATCTCAGGGCTCACGGGGGTTTGGCTGGAAGGGCGAAAAGTGGCGGCCATCGGGGTGGGATGTCGTCGTTGGATCACTCAGCACGGCCTTGCTCTCAATGTGTCGTGCGCCATGGAAGGGTTTACGCAGGTGGTGCCCTGTGGACTTTCTGATCGTCCGGTGGATCGTTTGCAGCGCTGGATTCCTGGCATCACGCCTGAGGATGTGCAGCCACTCCTGCGGGATGCACTGGCCCAGCGCCTCTCACTCAGCTGGTGCGAGCTTGCTGGTCTTGATTCTGGGTGGTACTCCTAGGCGCAAGCTGAAACAACGTTGTGGGTTCGTTTGCACAGGCCAGCTGGCGACCAACGCCTTGGGAGTTGAAATCACTCGCCCGTCAGCAGCATGTGCAAGGCCTGGGGAGAGTCGATCAACTCTGGCCCTGGCTTGAGCAACGTCATGGTGCGCTCATGGCTGT
This window harbors:
- the lipB gene encoding lipoyl(octanoyl) transferase LipB: MPGSTGNLLTASGAGQRSAAFLFEPVAPVPFSQAWDWQRGWQQQLLAAEGSGREAVWILQHPSCFTLGRGATEDHLRFDPENAPAPLHRIDRGGEVTHHAPGQLVAYPVLDLRRREPDLHWYMRQLEQVVIDVLAALDLTGQRISGLTGVWLEGRKVAAIGVGCRRWITQHGLALNVSCAMEGFTQVVPCGLSDRPVDRLQRWIPGITPEDVQPLLRDALAQRLSLSWCELAGLDSGWYS